The following are encoded in a window of Alosa sapidissima isolate fAloSap1 chromosome 12, fAloSap1.pri, whole genome shotgun sequence genomic DNA:
- the LOC121677456 gene encoding uncharacterized protein LOC121677456: MYKQFILSFNRQYNLSLRGRYTSLSDSELDDRVRQVITGNDELGSEAVRARLAGQGVIVQRNRVRQSLIRTNPEGAATRSMYRVAGPNSLWHLDGNHKLIRWRIVIHGGIDGFSRLVVFLKASNNNTSNTVLENFVEAINQHRVPSRVRCDYGRENNAVCLFMEVFRGSNRGSAMRGRSTHNQRIERLWGDVWRGVSNSYHALFTLLETEGTLDTNSEKHIWALHFVYLARINQHLKLFQDQWNHHKLRTARYMSPYQLFIRGCLAQQNTTHTAIQGIFGAEDSRHQAGRHSRHSPSSRSTWGFLKRGRPHA, encoded by the exons ATGTATAAACAATTTATTTTGTCTTTCAACAGGCAGTACAACCTATCGCTTAGAGGTCGTTATACAAGCCTGTCTGACTCTGAGTTGGATGATAGGGTCAGACAGGTGATCACTGGGAATGATGAGCTTGGCAGTGAGGCGGTGAGAGCCAGGCTTGCAGGTCAAGGAGTCATTGTGCAGCGGAATCGGGTTCGTCAGAGCCTTATACGCACCAACCCAGAGGGAGCAGCAACCAGGTCTATGTATAGGGTTGCAGGGCCAAACTCATTGTGGCACCTTGATGGGAACCACAAGCTGATCAG GTGGAGAATAGTTATTCATGGTGGGATTGATGGATTCAGCCGCCTTGTTGTATTCCTCAAAGCCTCCAACAACAACACCAGCAACACAGTGTTGGAAAACTTTGTGGAAGCCATTAATCAGCATAGGGTGCCTTCCCGAGTCCGCTGCGATTATGGCAGAGAGAACAATGCGGTGTGCCTGTTTATGGAGGTGTTCCGTGGCAGCAACAGGGGAAGTGCTATGAGAGGAAGAAGCACCCATAACCAGAGAATTGAAAGACTGTGGGGTGATGTTTGGAGGGGTGTCAGTAATTCCTATCACGCATTATTCACCCTTTTGGAAACCGAAGGCACACTTGACACCAACAGTGAAAAGCACATTTGGGCTCTACATTTTGTGTATTTGGCTAGGATAAACCAGCATTTGAAGCTGTTCCAAGATCAGTGGAACCACCACAAACTGAGGACAGCAAGATACATGTCCCCATACCAGCTCTTCATTAGAGGTTGCCTTGCCCAGCAGAACACCACTCACACTGCCATACAGGGGATTTTTGGTGCGGAAGATTCAAGGCATCAAGCTGGAAGGCATTCCAGGCATTCCCCATCCAGCAGAAGTACCTGGGGGTTTCTCAAGAGAGGAAGACCACATGCCTAA